The DNA segment CATGGCACCCGTACTCACCCGGAAACTGGCGCACGTCGGCGACACGGTCGCGGCGGCCCGGCCCCTGGTCGAGTTCTCCGGGCGCCCGGTCTACGTGCTGCCCGGCAGCATCCCCGTCTACCGCGACATCCTCCCCGGCGAGTCCGGCCAGGACATCGCCCAGCTCCAGAGCGCGCTGGCCGGGCTCGGCCTGTACGACGGCGGCGACAAGCGCGGCTTCTTCGGTCCGGCGACCGGAAAGGCCGTCACCGCGCTGTACCACCGGATGGGCTACCCGGTGCCGGTCACCGGAGGCCAGGAAGGCGGCCAGAGCGGCCAGGCCGGCGAGAGCGGGCAGAACGGCGAGCCGGCCGGCGGGGGCGGCAGCACGAGCGGCCCCTTCGTACCGGCCTCCGAGATGGCGTTCGTCTCCTCGGTGCCGGTGCGGGTCATCTCGCTGCCGGCGTCCGTGGGCGACAAGGTGAACGGTCCGGCCGTCACCCTGGCCACCGGCGGCCTGAAGCTCACCGGCTATCTGGACCCCTCCTTCCACGGCCTGGTCAAGGACGGCATGAAGGTGCGGATCACCTCCGAGTCCCTCGGCCTGACCGCCTCCGGCACCGTGGCCTCGGTGGGCGCGCTGGTCACCCCCGGCGACAAGTCGGGCGCCCAGTCCTCCGACGGCGCGGCACCGGGCCAGGGCGCGGGAGGACTCGCCAACGGCGGGGTCCCGTACCTGCCGATGCAGATCACCCGGACCGGCAGCTGGGACAACCGGCTCGACGGCCAGAACGTGCGGATCACCCTCACCGCCGCGGCCACCACCGGCGCGGTCCTCACCGTTCCCGAGGCGGCGATCAACGCCGGCGCGAACGCCCGTACCAGTGTCACCGTGGTGGGGTCCGACGGATCCCAGCGCAAGGTGCACGTCACGGTGGGTGTGTCGGCCGACGGGCGGGTGCAGGTCACACCGGACGGCACGGCACGGCTGCGCGCGGGCGACCGTGTGGTGGTCGGCCAGTGAGTCAGACGAGTACGCCCGCTCCGGTGATCCGGCTGCGCGGCGTCGCCAAGACCTACCCGGGCGCCGTCGCCGTACACGCCCTGCAGCCCACCGACCTCGACGTGGAGCGCGGCGACTTCGTCGCCGTGGTCGGCCCGTCGGGTTCGGGGAAGTCCACGCTGCTCAACCTGATCGGCATGCTGGACCGGCCCTCGGCGGGCCGCTACGAGTTCAGCGGCACGGACGTGTCCGCCCTGCGGGAGCGGGAGCGCACGGCACTGCGCGGACGGAAGGTCGGGTTCGTCTTCCAGTCCTTCCACCTCCTCTCGCACCGCACGGCCACGGAGAACGTCTCCCTGGCCCAGCTGTACGTGACCACCGACCGCGGGGCGCGCGACGACCAGGCGGTACGGGCGCTGCGGACCGTGGGACTCGGCCACCGGCTGGACGCGCTGCCTCCCACCATGTCCGGCGGGGAACGCCAGCGCGTCGCCATCGCCCGCGCGCTGGTCAACCGCCCCGAACTCGTCCTCTGCGACGAACCCACCGGCAACCTGGACTCCGCGACCTCGGCGCACGTCATGAACCTGCTCGAAGAACTGCACGCGGCCGGACTCACCGTCGTCGTCATCACGCACGACCACGCGGTGGCCGAACGCGCCAGGCGCGTCCTGACCATCCGGGACGGCCGCATCCTCTCCGACACCGATCGGCGGGCGGCCGCGTGACCGTACGACCCACCGGGCGACTCGCCCGGACCCTGAGGCGCCCCTTCGCGCGGAACCGGCGCCCGGACCTGGTGCCGCCCTCACGGCTGCTCATCCGGGACATGTTCACCGAGTCGCTGGCCGGCCTGGTGCAGCGGCCGGGGCGTTCGGTGCTCACCATGCTCGGCACGGTGCTCGGAGTGGGCGCGTTCGTGGCCGTGCTCGGCCTCACCTCGACCGCCGCCGGCCAGATCAGCGCCTCCTTCAACGTCCTGCGGGCCACGACCGTGACGGTCGACGACGTCGCCCCCAAGTCCGGGGACGCGCCCGAGGTGCACTTCCCGGACGACTCCGACCAGCGAATCCAGCGGCTCAACGGCGTGGTGGCGGCTGGCGTGTGGTGGTCCGCGCCCCTGCGCAACCCGAAGATCGGCACCCAGCCGCTGCCTCCGAGCGACGACCCCGGCACCGGGGTGTCGGTGTTCGCCGCGTCTCCCGGCGCCCTGCGCGCGATGCAGCCGACGCTGCGGGCGGGCATCCTCTACAACGGGTTCCACCAGCGGCGCGGCGAACCCGTCTGCGTGCTGGGCAGCGGCGCGGCACGCGTCCTCGGCATCTCCCGGCTGGACAACCAGCCCGTCGTCTTCATCAACAACAGCGCGTACACCGTCGTGGGCATCATCTCCGACACGCAGCGCAAGCCCGAAGCGCTGATGGGCGCCATGCTGCCCACCACGACAGCGCTCAAGGCGTTCGGGGCACCGACCGACGAGCCCGCCGAGATGATCGTCCACACCCGGATCGGCGCGGCCCACCTCATCGCCCGCCAGGCACCCCTCGCGCTGCTGCCGGACCACCCCCGCCTGCTGCACGCCGCCGCGCCGCCCGACCCGCACGCCCTGCGGGACGCCGTGAACACGTCGCTGTCCGGGCTGTTCCTCCTGCTGGCGGCGATCTGCCTGGTGATCGGCGCGCTCGGCATCGCGAACACCACGCTGGTGGCGATCCTGGAGCGCACGGGCGAGATCGGCCTGCGCCGCTCGCTGGGCGCCCGCCCCCGGCACATCGCGGTCCAGTTCCTCACCGAGTCCACCACCCTGGGGACGCTCGGCGGTCTGATCGGTACGGCGATCGGGGTCTGCACGGTCGTCGCGGTCTCCCTGGTCCAGCACTGGACCGCGATCGTCGACCCGGTGACGGTCCTGCCTGCCCCGCTCGTCGGTTCCGTCGTCGGACTGCTCGCCGGCCTCTACCCGGCGCTGCGCGCCGCGCGCATCGAACCACTGGAAGCCCTGCGGCAGTGACCACCCGCACCGGTGACCGGGCCCCGCGCCCCGTCTCACCGGTGCGGACCGGTGCGCCCCGCCCCGGACGACACAAGCCACCCCGGACGAAGACGCCCCCGAACGACGGAAGGCGCCCCGAAGGACGCCTTCCCCGACCCCCGTGGGAGTCCGGCCCCGCCACCTACGGCAGGTTGCGGGCCATCACGATCCGCTGGACCTGGCTCCTGTACGCGGGAGTCCCGGAGAACGACGTGGCCGACTGGATGGGCCACGGCAGTACGAACGTGCTCAGGGAGCACTACCACTACATCTTCGAAGGGGCCGAGCAGCGCGGGCGAGCAGCCATCGCCACCATGCTGACGCCCGGCGCCGACGACCCCACGGAGACGTCAGACGTCGCCTGATCCTCGTACGACAACAGCCCCCGGCGCGATGCCGGGGGCTGTTGCGTTTGTGCTGGTCAGCGGCCCTACCCGGGCCGTCAACGACCCAGGATTCCCCCAGCATGACGTCCAGGAGCGGCCTTGATCGGACCGGAAGGGCAGCACGCCGAGAACGGCCTTCACGGCGCCTCAAAGTAGCTCTGACCTGCAAAAGCCCTGCTAGGGAAGGTTCCTTGCCATCACGATCCGCTGGACCTGGTTCGTGCCTTCGTAAATCTGAGTGATCTTCGCGTCCCGCATCATGCGCTCGACCGGGTAGTCACGGGTGTAGCCGTAGCCGCCGAGGAGCTGCACGGCGTCCGTGGTGACCTCCATGGCGACGTCCGAGGCGAAGCACTTGGCGGCGGCGCCCTGGAAGGTGAGGTCGCTGTCGCCGCGCTCGGACTTGGCCGCGGCCTGGTAGGTCAGGGCGCGGGCGGCCTCGATCTTCATGGCCATGTCGGCGAGCATGAACTGGATGCCCTGGAAGTCGGCGATCGGCTTGCCGAACTGCTTGCGCTCCTGGACGTAGCCCTTGGCGTAGTCGAAGGCGCCCTGGGCGACACCGAGGGCCTGGGCGGCGATGGTGATGCGGGTGTGGTCCAGGGTCTTCATGGCGGTCGCGAAGCCCGTGCCCTCCTCGCCGATCATGCGGTCGGCGGGGATGCGGACGTTGTCGAAGTAGACCTCGCGGGTCGGGGAGCCCTTGATGCCGAGCTTCTTCTCCGGGGCGCCGAAGGAGACGCCCTCGTCCGACTTCTCGACGACGAAGGCGGAGATGCCCTTCGAGCGCTTGGTGGGGTCCGTCACGGCCATCACCGTGTAGTACTCGGAGACGCCGGCGTTGGTGATCCAGCGCTTCACGCCGTTGAGGATCCAGTGGTCGCCGTCGCGGACCGCCTTGGTCTTCATGCCGGCCGCGTCCGAGCCCGCCTCCGGCTCGGAGAGGGCGTAGGAGAACATCGCGTCGCCCTTGGCGAGCGGGGCGAGGTACTTCTTCTTCAGGTCCTCGGAGCCGGACAGGATCACCGGCAGGGAGCCCAGCTTGTTCACGGCGGGGATCAGGGAGGAGGAGACGCAGGCGCGGGCCACCTCCTCGATCACGATGACCGTGGCGAGGGCGTCGGCGCCGGCGCCGCCGTACTCCTCGGGGACGTGCACCGCGTGCAGGTCGCCGGCGACGAGGGCGTCGAGGGCCTCCTGCGGGAAGCGGGCCTCCTCGTCCACCGCGGCGGCGTAGGGCGCGATCTTCGCCTCGACCAGCGAGCGGACGGCGTCACGGAGCATGTCGTGCTCCTCGGACAGGCGGTACAGGTCGAAGTCAGCCGATCCGGCCACGGTCTCTCACGCTCCAAAGACGCAGTGCTACTGACGCTAATTACCGTTAAGTAACTTCAATTTTAGAGGTCTGCCGGACTCACGCCTACGTGAGGTAGGCGACAGCGGGAAATTCCCCGGCTCCCACCCCGACTATGCTCGGGCACCGCATCACCGACGTCCACCTGCTGGAGCATCCATGAGCCTGAAGATCACCGTGATCGGAACCGGCTATCTCGGGGCCACGCACGCCGCGGCCATGGCCGAACTCGGTTTCGAGGTTCTGGGCCTGGACGTCGTGCCCGAGAAGATCGCGCTGCTGGAGCGCGGCGAGACCCCGATGTACGAGCCGGGGCTCGACGAACTGCTGCGCCGGCACGTGGCGGGCATCGAGGGCTCCTCGGGGCGGCTGCGCTTCACGACCGACTTCGCGGAGGTCGCGGCCTTCGGCGACGTCCACTTCGTCTGCGTGAACACCCCGCAGAAGCACGGCGAGTACGCCTGTGACATGAGTTACGTCGAGTCCGCGATCGCCTCGCTCGCCCCGCACCTGCACGGCCCGGCGCTGGTCGTCGGCAAGTCGACCGTGCCGGTCGGCTCGGCCGAGCGGCTGGCCGCCTACCTGGCCGAGCACGCGCCGGCCGGGGCGGACGCCGAGCTGGCCTGGAACCCGGAGTTCCTGCGCGAGGGCTTCGCCGTCCAGGACACGCTGCACCCGGACCGGATCGTGGTCGGCGTGCGCGGTGAGCGCGCCGAGAAGCTGCTGCGGGAGGTGTACGCGACGCCGGTCGGCGAGGGCACGCCGTTCGTGGTGACCGACTTCCCGACCGCCGAGCTGGTGAAGACCTCGGCGAACTCCTTCCTCGCCACCAAGATCTCCTTCATCAACGCGATGGCGGAGGTGTGCGAGGCCGGCGGCGGTGACGTGGCGAAGCTCGCGGAGGCCATCGGGTACGACGACCGGATCGGCAAGAAGTTCCTGCGCGCCGGCATCGGCTTCGGCGGCGGCTGCCTGCCCAAGGACATCCGGGCGTTCATGGCGCGCGCCGGCGAGCTGGGCGCCGACCATGCGCTGACCTTCCTGCGCGAGATCGACTCCATCAACATGCGCCAGCGCGGCCGGATGGTGGAACTGGCCCTGCACGCGCTGGGCGGCGGTTCGTTCCTCGGCAAGCGGGTCGCGGTGCTGGGCGCCACGTTCAAGCCCGACTCGGACGACGTGCGTGACTCGCCCGCGCTGAACGTGGCGGGCCAGATACACCTCCAGGGCGGCCAGGTGACCGTCTACGACCCGAAGGGCATGGACAACGCCCGTCGGCTCTTCCCCACGCTCGGTTACGCCGCCTCGGCGCTGGAGGCGGTCCGGGGCGCCGACGTCGTGCTGCACCTGACCGAGTGGCAGGAGTTCCGCGAGCTGGACCCGGCGGCGCTGGGCGAGGTCGTGACGGCCCGGGTGATCCTGGACGGGCGCAACGCCCTCGACCCGGAGCTGTGGCGGCGGGCCGGCTGGACGTACCGGGCGATGGGCCGCCCGGCCGCGTAGCGGTTCGGCGCACCCACCGCGGTCGGCGCGGTTGTCACTTCACCGGGGACGCCGGTTCGGCCGAGGCTCAGTCGGCCGAACCGGCGTCTTCCCGCATTCTGCACCACGGGACCGGGTGCCGGCCGCCGAACTCCCGGCGCCTTAACTCTCCTTGGCCCGGTATTGATCATCCGCCTCCCTGGGTAGGCCGGTTGCGGAAGGTTCCGGACCCCGAGGAGGAACTCATGGCTCTCGCCGAGCTCGGCGCCGTCGTCCTGGACTGTCCCGACCCGCAGGCACTGGCCGGCTTCTACGCCGGGCTGCTGGGCGGCACGGTGCAGGTCGAGAAGGACTGGGTGGACCTGAAGCTGCCCGACGGCCGGACGCTGGCCTTCCAGCAGGCGCCGGACTTCGTCCCGCCGCGGTGGCCGGCGCCGGACGGTTCGCAGCAGTTCCATCTGGACCTGACGGTGGCGGATCTGGACGTCGCGGAGAAGGCGGTGCTGGAGCTGGGCGCGCGGTCGCTGGACACGGCGGACAGGGCGCGCACCTGGCGGGTCTTCGCCGACCCGGCGGGACACCCGTTCTGCCTGTGCGCGGGCTGAGCGTGGACGCCTCCACGGCGCCCGTGGCCCGTTTCCGTTCCGTCGTGCTCGACTGCCCCGACCCGCTCGCGCTCGCCGGCTTCTACGCGGCGGTCGTGGGAGGCGCGCCCTGGGCCGAGGACGCGGACTGGGTCGTGCTCCAGGTCCCGGGCGGCCCACGGCTGGCCTTCAACCGGGAACCGGGCCACCGGCCGCCCGCCTGGCCGCGGGAGGGCGGCAACGCCCAGCAGCTCCACCTCGACCTCGACGCGGGCGCGACCTGGCAGGAGGTCGACGCCGCCCACGCGAGGGTGGTGGCGCTGGGCGCCCGTCCCCTGGACCTGGCGGACCGGGAGGCGAAGGACTTCCAGGTGTACGCGGACCCGGCGGGGCATCCGTTCTGCCTGTGCCGGATCGAGCGCCCCTGAGGCTCTGGCGGCCGGCCGCCCGCACACGCCTGCGGGGTGCGGTCGCCAGGGGCCTGTCCTCGGGATCTTGCCGGGGTTCTAGGGGGTGTCTCTTCGATCTTCGTGGATCAGGCCGCGGCGTCCGGTGCGGTGCCTCGGCGTGCGGCCGGATCGCCCTCGTACTGGGCGTACGTGGGCGATTCGGCCGTGCGGCGAGGTGCCGTGCCGGGCGTCGCGGACCCGCGAAGATCGGGGGAGACACCCCCTAGATCCTGCCGTCCAACTCCGTCATCCGTACCGTCGACGGATCCCGGCGGTGCTGTGCGGCCTTGGCGGCGAAGTCGGCGCTGCGGAGGACTCGCTGGGCGTTTCCCCAGGTCAGCAGGGACAGTTCGGGTTCGGACCAGCCGCGGCGGAGGAGTTCGGCGACGAGGTGGGGGTAGCGGGAGGCGTCGGCGAGGTCGTGGGGGTGGGTGGCGCCGGAGTCGTAGGTGCCGGACAGGCCGACGCACTCGGGGCCGGCGACCGAGCGGACGTGGTCGAGGTGGTCGGCGACGTCCCGGACGGTCGGGCCGGTCTGCTCGGCGGTCAGCGGCACCATGCACAGCCCCTTGGCCTCGCCCAGCTCGGCGAGCAGGGTGTCGGGCAGGTTGGCGGGGTGCGGGCGCAGCGCGGCGGCGGCGGAGCGGGTGCAGAGCACGGGGGTCCTGGAGACCGCGAGGGTCCGCCGGACGGTGGCCTCCGAGGCGCCGGAGAGGTCGGGGACGACACCGAGCCGGTTCATCTCCCGTACGACCTCCTCGCCGAACCGGCTGAGCCCCGCCGCGCCCGCCCAGGCGGTGCCGGTCAGGGTGAGGACGCGCAGGCCGAGGGTGCGCAGGCAGCGCAGGACGCCCAGGGAGTCGTCGAGCGCGGCGGCCTGGGCGGGGCCGAGGACGACGGCGACCCGGCCGCAGTTGCGGGCGTCGATGATCTGCCCGGCGGTGGTGCCCAGGCGCAGGCCCTCGGGGTGGGTGTCGATGACCGCGCGCGCCAGGTCGAGCTGGTCCAGGGCTGCGGTCAGCGCGCCGCCGGACGGGCTCTCGGGCTGGTGCAGCGACCAGAACAGGGCGCCCACATGGCCCTCGCGCAGCCGGGGCACGTCGGTGTCGACGGCAGTCTCGCCCGCTTCCAGGTCGTACTGGTTCAGGTGCCGCAGTGCCCACGGCAGCCCGCTGTAGCCGTCGGCGACGGGATGTTCCGCGAGCAGGGCGCGGGCACGCTCCAGGTCCTCGTCCCCGGCGCCTCGGTCGTGGGGCTCGGCCGGGAAGGGGTCGTCCGGCAGCTCACCGACCTCGGTCGTGGTGGGCAGGTCGTTCTGGAGGTCGGCCATGCGCGGGCTCCGTACGTCGTCGTGAGCTACGCCGTGCTCGGGGCGGGCGTAGGGCCACGGTCGCACGGAGCGTACGGATCCTTCCTGGCGAGTGGGGCGTTCGGGGGTACACGCGTCAGGGCTGCCCGGCCCGTCCGTCAGGGCTGTCCGGCCGCCTTGATGACCTCGTCCAGGGTGTCTCGGGAGCGCGCCAGGTCGGCGATCATGCGGTCGATGCGGTCGCGCTCGGCGGCGAGGTCGGCGACGAGCCTGGGGGTCGCGATCGCGGAGGGCCCGCCGTCCTGGTCGCGCATGC comes from the Streptomyces sp. NBC_00820 genome and includes:
- a CDS encoding peptidoglycan-binding domain-containing protein — encoded protein: MADLTKSAVAEPRRTEPEPAPAWPEDTAPLPEPTEPATATSVTATETTAAVTATATATATEPDAPATESGTPTPEPAPPATEPGPAAPGARKSALVRRRRAVLAVAASATLLSVGGLGGAMLVKSPAQAAADTRAPRASVITATVASERLARTAVLRGDVTSGATLSITPTSVADTRALGGGTNPGGMAPVLTRKLAHVGDTVAAARPLVEFSGRPVYVLPGSIPVYRDILPGESGQDIAQLQSALAGLGLYDGGDKRGFFGPATGKAVTALYHRMGYPVPVTGGQEGGQSGQAGESGQNGEPAGGGGSTSGPFVPASEMAFVSSVPVRVISLPASVGDKVNGPAVTLATGGLKLTGYLDPSFHGLVKDGMKVRITSESLGLTASGTVASVGALVTPGDKSGAQSSDGAAPGQGAGGLANGGVPYLPMQITRTGSWDNRLDGQNVRITLTAAATTGAVLTVPEAAINAGANARTSVTVVGSDGSQRKVHVTVGVSADGRVQVTPDGTARLRAGDRVVVGQ
- a CDS encoding ABC transporter ATP-binding protein, yielding MSQTSTPAPVIRLRGVAKTYPGAVAVHALQPTDLDVERGDFVAVVGPSGSGKSTLLNLIGMLDRPSAGRYEFSGTDVSALRERERTALRGRKVGFVFQSFHLLSHRTATENVSLAQLYVTTDRGARDDQAVRALRTVGLGHRLDALPPTMSGGERQRVAIARALVNRPELVLCDEPTGNLDSATSAHVMNLLEELHAAGLTVVVITHDHAVAERARRVLTIRDGRILSDTDRRAAA
- a CDS encoding ABC transporter permease; the encoded protein is MFTESLAGLVQRPGRSVLTMLGTVLGVGAFVAVLGLTSTAAGQISASFNVLRATTVTVDDVAPKSGDAPEVHFPDDSDQRIQRLNGVVAAGVWWSAPLRNPKIGTQPLPPSDDPGTGVSVFAASPGALRAMQPTLRAGILYNGFHQRRGEPVCVLGSGAARVLGISRLDNQPVVFINNSAYTVVGIISDTQRKPEALMGAMLPTTTALKAFGAPTDEPAEMIVHTRIGAAHLIARQAPLALLPDHPRLLHAAAPPDPHALRDAVNTSLSGLFLLLAAICLVIGALGIANTTLVAILERTGEIGLRRSLGARPRHIAVQFLTESTTLGTLGGLIGTAIGVCTVVAVSLVQHWTAIVDPVTVLPAPLVGSVVGLLAGLYPALRAARIEPLEALRQ
- a CDS encoding acyl-CoA dehydrogenase; translation: MAGSADFDLYRLSEEHDMLRDAVRSLVEAKIAPYAAAVDEEARFPQEALDALVAGDLHAVHVPEEYGGAGADALATVIVIEEVARACVSSSLIPAVNKLGSLPVILSGSEDLKKKYLAPLAKGDAMFSYALSEPEAGSDAAGMKTKAVRDGDHWILNGVKRWITNAGVSEYYTVMAVTDPTKRSKGISAFVVEKSDEGVSFGAPEKKLGIKGSPTREVYFDNVRIPADRMIGEEGTGFATAMKTLDHTRITIAAQALGVAQGAFDYAKGYVQERKQFGKPIADFQGIQFMLADMAMKIEAARALTYQAAAKSERGDSDLTFQGAAAKCFASDVAMEVTTDAVQLLGGYGYTRDYPVERMMRDAKITQIYEGTNQVQRIVMARNLP
- a CDS encoding UDP-glucose dehydrogenase family protein, whose protein sequence is MSLKITVIGTGYLGATHAAAMAELGFEVLGLDVVPEKIALLERGETPMYEPGLDELLRRHVAGIEGSSGRLRFTTDFAEVAAFGDVHFVCVNTPQKHGEYACDMSYVESAIASLAPHLHGPALVVGKSTVPVGSAERLAAYLAEHAPAGADAELAWNPEFLREGFAVQDTLHPDRIVVGVRGERAEKLLREVYATPVGEGTPFVVTDFPTAELVKTSANSFLATKISFINAMAEVCEAGGGDVAKLAEAIGYDDRIGKKFLRAGIGFGGGCLPKDIRAFMARAGELGADHALTFLREIDSINMRQRGRMVELALHALGGGSFLGKRVAVLGATFKPDSDDVRDSPALNVAGQIHLQGGQVTVYDPKGMDNARRLFPTLGYAASALEAVRGADVVLHLTEWQEFRELDPAALGEVVTARVILDGRNALDPELWRRAGWTYRAMGRPAA
- a CDS encoding VOC family protein, whose product is MALAELGAVVLDCPDPQALAGFYAGLLGGTVQVEKDWVDLKLPDGRTLAFQQAPDFVPPRWPAPDGSQQFHLDLTVADLDVAEKAVLELGARSLDTADRARTWRVFADPAGHPFCLCAG
- a CDS encoding VOC family protein, producing the protein MRGLSVDASTAPVARFRSVVLDCPDPLALAGFYAAVVGGAPWAEDADWVVLQVPGGPRLAFNREPGHRPPAWPREGGNAQQLHLDLDAGATWQEVDAAHARVVALGARPLDLADREAKDFQVYADPAGHPFCLCRIERP
- a CDS encoding dipeptidase, translating into MADLQNDLPTTTEVGELPDDPFPAEPHDRGAGDEDLERARALLAEHPVADGYSGLPWALRHLNQYDLEAGETAVDTDVPRLREGHVGALFWSLHQPESPSGGALTAALDQLDLARAVIDTHPEGLRLGTTAGQIIDARNCGRVAVVLGPAQAAALDDSLGVLRCLRTLGLRVLTLTGTAWAGAAGLSRFGEEVVREMNRLGVVPDLSGASEATVRRTLAVSRTPVLCTRSAAAALRPHPANLPDTLLAELGEAKGLCMVPLTAEQTGPTVRDVADHLDHVRSVAGPECVGLSGTYDSGATHPHDLADASRYPHLVAELLRRGWSEPELSLLTWGNAQRVLRSADFAAKAAQHRRDPSTVRMTELDGRI